In the Lascolabacillus massiliensis genome, one interval contains:
- a CDS encoding DUF4185 domain-containing protein, whose protein sequence is MKVNHIFNLILISSLVTLLTSCASVQKDSQKSANQTQFSFTIEEAPEWTALFNRTSGWFGADGIFSIPLNGVYSPDDSDSTLFIFSDTMVGDIVDGKIQPGSRMVHNSVAYMQGVDPNKENISFYYDENEEYEAETIFNPTTPESEPGDYYWLGDGFVNKAMDNSIYIFAYRMRNLSSDDWSFIQAGNVLIKIPEGSRPPFHDHQQIETPFLYKGQSEPDNGSFGAGIFVNTKEAGAPNPDGYVYVYGVKGVEKNLIIARVKPEQFEQFDEWRFWDGMGWNTNKNSIAYVTDSVSNELSVTPLPDGRYALIFQVNGVSRWVGLRLGSTPYGPFGPVINLWKCSEPDQKNYIVYNAKAHPRLSKPGELIISYNVNAFDFFNEINKNPNLYRPRFIRLRF, encoded by the coding sequence ATGAAAGTAAACCACATATTCAATTTAATACTGATAAGTTCATTAGTAACACTATTAACATCATGCGCATCTGTGCAGAAGGATAGTCAAAAAAGTGCCAACCAAACTCAGTTCAGTTTCACTATAGAGGAGGCTCCTGAATGGACTGCACTATTCAACCGCACTTCCGGGTGGTTTGGTGCCGATGGCATCTTCTCAATCCCGCTGAATGGTGTTTATTCGCCCGACGATTCCGATAGTACTCTCTTTATCTTCAGCGATACAATGGTTGGTGATATTGTTGATGGCAAAATACAACCGGGAAGCAGAATGGTGCACAATTCGGTTGCCTATATGCAGGGCGTTGATCCCAACAAGGAAAATATCAGTTTCTATTATGATGAAAATGAAGAGTATGAGGCCGAAACGATATTCAACCCCACCACTCCTGAGTCGGAGCCGGGCGATTACTACTGGCTTGGCGATGGTTTTGTCAACAAAGCCATGGATAACAGCATATATATCTTTGCATACCGAATGCGTAATTTGAGCAGTGACGACTGGAGCTTCATCCAGGCAGGAAATGTTCTCATTAAAATTCCTGAAGGCAGTCGCCCACCCTTCCACGATCATCAGCAGATAGAGACTCCATTTCTTTATAAGGGTCAAAGCGAGCCTGATAATGGCTCTTTTGGAGCAGGCATTTTTGTCAACACCAAAGAGGCAGGAGCACCAAATCCGGATGGCTATGTATATGTCTATGGAGTAAAAGGGGTGGAGAAAAACCTGATCATAGCACGTGTCAAACCTGAACAGTTTGAACAGTTCGACGAATGGCGCTTCTGGGATGGTATGGGATGGAATACCAACAAAAACAGTATAGCTTATGTGACTGACAGCGTTTCCAACGAGCTTAGCGTAACTCCATTGCCTGATGGAAGATATGCGCTTATTTTCCAGGTAAATGGAGTGAGCAGGTGGGTTGGACTCCGATTGGGATCAACTCCCTACGGTCCTTTTGGCCCTGTCATTAATCTCTGGAAATGCAGCGAACCGGATCAGAAAAACTACATAGTTTACAATGCTAAGGCTCATCCCCGACTCTCTAAGCCGGGGGAACTGATCATCAGCTACAATGTAAATGCATTCGATTTCTTCAATGAGATCAATAAAAACCCTAATCTATATCGACCGCGGTTTATAAGGCTAAGGTTCTAA
- a CDS encoding GH92 family glycosyl hydrolase — MRSISILALSILLITSACSTSGSRSISLSGSGTKTPSEWVDPMIGTAHSRWFFFTPAALPFGMAKPAPSTDAHLGNADGWQAVGYDFRHTSIEGFANFHEFQVGGVVLMPTVGELKTVPGELDNVESGYRSNFDKQDEIATPGYYSVVLKDYGVKAELTSTERVALHRYTYPESDESHLIFDIGNQQGESGPVKTAQVTYTEDGRIEGFVTTLPAYIQKYQRGADLTMYFSAVADVEPDAWGTFIKDDVRPGSRSEEGVGAGLYLTFKTKEGSSVNVKVGLSYTSVENARLNLESEAKDLSFDKAWKSAVDMWNDYLGRIMVEGGTDEDMTKFYTGLYHALLGRGVASDVNGAYPKNDGGVGQIPLDENGVPLYKHYNTDAIWGAFWNLTQLWSLAYPEYYADWIQSQLLVYRDTGWLGDGIANSRYVSGVGTNFVSLAIAAAYNVGIRNFDVETGYEAALKNEIEGDNRPEGAGKMDVGLFVKYGYSPYNGNYHMQSTPQGSGFAASHTMEYAFSSYAVAQLAKHLGKMDDYNKLMELSNGWKHLFDSETKLIRPKDENGKFLEDFDPLAPWIGFQEGNAVQYTYYVPHQIEELISMVGEDEFNERLNKSFEISRENIFGGGQTIDAFAGLHTMYNHGNQPNLHISWLFNFSGKPWLSQKWVRAICDEFYGTEGIHGYGFGQDEDQGQLGAWYVMAAMGLFDMKGLTGIDPKLQIGSPLFDKITIKLNKDYYKGDTFVIETRNNSKENIYIESINLNGADYNSVQLDYAKVVDGGKMVITLSDKPNFNVVLEP; from the coding sequence ATGAGATCAATTTCAATACTTGCACTAAGTATATTACTAATTACAAGCGCCTGCTCCACATCCGGCAGTAGGTCGATATCCCTTTCCGGAAGCGGGACAAAGACTCCCTCTGAGTGGGTGGACCCAATGATTGGTACAGCTCACTCAAGGTGGTTCTTCTTTACACCTGCAGCGCTGCCGTTTGGTATGGCAAAGCCTGCTCCTTCCACCGATGCGCATCTTGGAAATGCTGATGGATGGCAGGCGGTTGGGTATGACTTCAGACATACATCGATAGAGGGTTTTGCTAACTTCCATGAGTTTCAGGTTGGCGGTGTTGTGCTTATGCCTACGGTTGGGGAACTGAAGACTGTGCCCGGGGAGCTGGACAACGTGGAGAGTGGTTATCGATCCAACTTCGACAAACAGGATGAGATTGCAACGCCTGGTTATTATTCTGTTGTACTTAAGGATTATGGCGTTAAGGCAGAGCTGACATCAACTGAAAGAGTTGCCCTTCATAGATATACATATCCCGAATCGGATGAGTCGCATCTGATCTTCGACATTGGGAATCAGCAGGGAGAGAGCGGTCCGGTTAAAACAGCTCAGGTAACATATACCGAAGATGGAAGGATTGAGGGGTTTGTTACAACCTTGCCTGCCTACATTCAGAAATATCAGAGAGGTGCCGACCTGACAATGTATTTCAGTGCTGTGGCAGATGTTGAACCGGATGCGTGGGGTACTTTCATCAAGGATGATGTGAGACCAGGTTCACGCAGCGAAGAGGGCGTTGGAGCGGGTTTGTACCTTACCTTCAAGACAAAGGAGGGGAGTAGTGTTAATGTGAAGGTGGGACTTTCATATACCTCTGTGGAGAATGCGCGGCTAAACCTGGAGAGTGAGGCGAAGGATCTCTCTTTTGACAAGGCCTGGAAGAGTGCTGTGGATATGTGGAACGACTACCTTGGAAGAATAATGGTTGAGGGTGGTACGGATGAAGATATGACCAAGTTTTATACAGGTCTCTATCACGCACTTCTTGGAAGGGGTGTGGCGAGTGATGTGAATGGTGCTTACCCTAAGAATGATGGGGGTGTGGGACAGATTCCTCTGGATGAGAATGGTGTTCCTCTCTATAAGCATTATAATACTGATGCTATCTGGGGGGCATTCTGGAACCTTACGCAGTTGTGGAGTCTGGCTTACCCGGAGTATTATGCCGACTGGATACAGAGTCAGCTTCTTGTTTACAGGGATACGGGCTGGTTGGGTGATGGTATTGCCAACAGCAGGTATGTTTCGGGTGTTGGAACAAATTTTGTGAGTCTGGCCATTGCAGCTGCTTATAACGTGGGGATAAGGAATTTTGATGTGGAGACCGGCTACGAGGCTGCGCTGAAGAATGAGATTGAGGGTGATAATCGTCCTGAGGGTGCGGGTAAGATGGATGTGGGTCTTTTTGTGAAGTATGGTTATTCCCCATATAATGGCAATTACCACATGCAGAGCACTCCGCAGGGATCGGGCTTTGCTGCATCGCATACGATGGAGTATGCCTTCAGCAGCTATGCGGTTGCCCAGCTTGCCAAGCATCTGGGAAAGATGGATGACTACAACAAACTTATGGAGCTATCTAATGGCTGGAAGCATCTGTTTGACAGTGAGACAAAACTAATCCGTCCAAAGGATGAGAATGGTAAGTTTTTGGAAGATTTTGATCCTCTTGCACCATGGATTGGTTTTCAGGAGGGTAACGCTGTGCAATATACCTACTATGTGCCTCACCAGATTGAAGAACTGATCTCAATGGTGGGGGAGGATGAGTTTAATGAGAGACTCAACAAGTCGTTCGAGATTTCAAGAGAGAATATCTTTGGTGGGGGACAGACCATAGATGCTTTTGCGGGACTTCACACGATGTATAATCACGGAAATCAGCCTAATCTTCATATATCATGGCTTTTTAACTTCTCAGGTAAGCCATGGCTGTCACAGAAGTGGGTGAGAGCAATCTGTGATGAGTTTTACGGTACCGAGGGTATTCATGGTTATGGATTTGGTCAGGACGAAGATCAGGGCCAGTTGGGTGCATGGTATGTGATGGCCGCAATGGGTCTGTTCGACATGAAAGGGTTGACCGGGATTGATCCCAAGCTGCAGATAGGCAGTCCTCTCTTCGATAAAATAACCATCAAGCTCAATAAGGATTACTACAAGGGTGACACGTTTGTGATTGAGACAAGGAACAACAGCAAGGAGAATATCTATATTGAGTCGATAAACCTTAATGGAGCAGACTATAACAGTGTGCAACTGGATTATGCCAAGGTTGTTGATGGTGGAAAGATGGTGATAACCTTGAGTGACAAGCCTAACTTCAATGTTGTTTTAGAACCTTAG